One genomic region from Paraburkholderia azotifigens encodes:
- a CDS encoding alkene reductase, whose translation MNKLFSRTNVGPFELEHRVVLAPLTRMRTEQGNVPGDLMVEYYSQRASKGGLLITDATAVSSLGIAYVDAPGIYTDAQVKGWKRVIDAVHAKGARIFLQMWHAGRQAHPVNTGGTTPVAPSALRSLEHAAIRDESGNITEAELVVPRALELAEIPRIVEQFRRSAVLAKEAGFDGVELHGANGYLFEQFLLDGTNHRTDAYGGSIESRARFLFDTLDAVVAVWGAGRVALRLSPSGTYGTMSDSDPHATFGYVAERLNSYDLAYLHVIEPRIRGIVEQETSASDVTSKDMRRIYKGTLIAAGGFTGESAEQIVVDGDADLVAFGRMFISNPDLPARLRTGKPLAHYDRSTFYGGDARGYTDYAFHPQMDAA comes from the coding sequence ATGAACAAGCTGTTTAGCCGCACCAACGTCGGCCCCTTCGAACTCGAGCACCGCGTCGTGCTCGCCCCGCTCACCCGGATGCGCACCGAGCAAGGCAACGTCCCCGGTGATCTCATGGTCGAGTATTACTCGCAGCGCGCGTCCAAAGGCGGCCTGCTGATTACCGATGCGACGGCCGTGTCGTCGCTTGGCATCGCATACGTCGACGCGCCCGGCATCTACACCGATGCTCAGGTCAAGGGCTGGAAACGCGTGATCGATGCCGTGCACGCGAAGGGCGCGCGAATCTTCCTGCAGATGTGGCACGCGGGCCGCCAGGCACATCCCGTCAACACGGGCGGGACCACTCCCGTGGCACCGTCCGCCCTGCGCTCGCTCGAACATGCAGCCATTCGCGACGAGAGCGGCAACATCACAGAAGCCGAACTCGTCGTGCCACGCGCGCTCGAACTTGCCGAAATTCCGCGCATCGTCGAACAGTTCCGTCGCAGTGCCGTGCTCGCGAAAGAAGCCGGTTTTGACGGTGTCGAACTTCATGGTGCGAATGGCTATCTCTTCGAGCAATTCCTGCTGGATGGCACGAATCATCGCACCGACGCATACGGCGGTTCGATCGAAAGCCGTGCGCGGTTTCTGTTCGATACGCTCGACGCGGTCGTCGCGGTGTGGGGGGCCGGCCGCGTCGCCCTCCGCCTGTCGCCCAGCGGCACGTACGGCACGATGTCCGACAGTGATCCGCATGCCACTTTCGGCTATGTGGCCGAGCGGCTGAACAGCTATGACCTCGCGTATCTGCACGTGATCGAGCCGCGCATTCGCGGGATCGTCGAGCAGGAAACGAGTGCATCCGACGTTACGTCGAAAGACATGCGCCGCATCTACAAGGGCACGCTCATCGCCGCGGGCGGCTTTACAGGGGAAAGCGCCGAACAGATCGTCGTCGACGGCGATGCGGACCTCGTCGCGTTCGGGCGCATGTTCATCTCTAACCCCGATTTGCCGGCGCGTCTGCGCACGGGCAAGCCACTCGCTCACTACGACCGCTCGACGTTCTATGGCGGCGATGCGCGCGGCTATACCGACTACGCCTTCCATCCGCAGATGGACGCGGCATAG
- a CDS encoding SDR family NAD(P)-dependent oxidoreductase, translating into MNRLAGKTAVITGGSSGIGLATAQRFVDEGAYVFIVGRRQAELDRAVQQIGRNVSAVQVDVTKLEDLDRLYSAVRRERGSIDVLFANAGSIEHRTLNEITPEHYEATFNVNVRGLIFTVQKALPLMAHAGTIILTSSIAGVKGLQAHDTYSAAKAAVRSLARTWTVELKDRRIRVNAISPGAIDTPIIDSQVTTAAQADELRARFAAATPLGRIGRPEEIASAVLFLASEDSSFVAGIDLFVDGGLAQV; encoded by the coding sequence ATGAATCGACTTGCAGGCAAAACAGCCGTCATCACGGGCGGCAGCAGCGGCATCGGCCTTGCCACCGCACAACGATTTGTCGACGAAGGCGCGTATGTGTTCATCGTCGGCAGGCGACAAGCAGAACTCGACAGGGCCGTGCAGCAGATCGGCCGCAATGTGTCGGCTGTGCAAGTGGACGTAACGAAGCTCGAAGACCTCGATCGCCTGTATTCCGCTGTCAGGCGGGAACGCGGCAGCATCGACGTTCTTTTTGCCAATGCAGGTTCGATCGAACACCGCACGCTCAACGAGATCACGCCCGAGCACTACGAGGCGACGTTCAATGTCAACGTGCGTGGACTCATTTTCACCGTGCAGAAGGCGTTGCCACTGATGGCTCACGCAGGCACCATCATCCTGACCAGCTCGATCGCTGGCGTCAAAGGCCTGCAAGCGCATGACACCTATAGCGCGGCGAAGGCGGCCGTTCGCTCGCTCGCGCGGACATGGACCGTCGAACTCAAGGACCGTCGTATTCGCGTCAATGCGATCAGTCCGGGCGCCATCGATACGCCGATCATCGACAGCCAGGTCACCACCGCTGCGCAAGCAGACGAACTACGCGCCAGATTCGCCGCCGCAACACCATTGGGACGCATCGGCCGCCCCGAGGAAATCGCGTCCGCGGTGCTGTTTCTCGCATCCGAGGACAGCAGCTTCGTCGCGGGTATCGATCTGTTCGTCGACGGCGGCCTCGCACAGGTATGA
- a CDS encoding DUF417 family protein, whose translation MSMRFRVAERGTNNHHLAFLRWSMVAIFIWFGIQKFTPYAADSIAPLISHSPFISWLNVFGVIGEARIIETSELLTAAILTAGSVIPIASAVGAAMAALTFVLTTSFVFSTPGITLTSATGFPIVSTLVEQFLLKDVALLAACLTLLVASVRRHPTVGDNVTTSMAWRDSER comes from the coding sequence ATGTCCATGCGATTCCGGGTGGCCGAACGTGGCACGAACAATCATCATCTAGCCTTCCTTCGATGGTCGATGGTGGCGATTTTCATATGGTTCGGCATTCAGAAATTTACGCCCTACGCCGCTGACTCAATTGCGCCGCTGATTTCGCACAGCCCGTTCATCAGCTGGTTGAATGTGTTCGGCGTGATCGGCGAAGCGAGAATCATCGAGACGAGCGAACTGCTCACCGCGGCGATACTGACTGCGGGATCGGTGATTCCCATCGCGTCGGCGGTAGGGGCCGCAATGGCGGCGCTGACGTTTGTGCTGACGACGTCATTCGTCTTCAGCACGCCAGGCATTACGCTGACCAGTGCGACTGGCTTTCCGATCGTATCGACGCTCGTCGAGCAGTTCCTGCTCAAAGACGTCGCCTTGCTGGCTGCCTGTTTGACGTTGCTTGTCGCGTCGGTCCGGCGGCATCCGACCGTTGGTGACAATGTCACGACGTCGATGGCGTGGCGAGATAGCGAGCGATGA
- a CDS encoding carboxymuconolactone decarboxylase family protein, giving the protein MSRIAIPAVQNATGATAEVYGRVRKIAGGSVPNLFAALGHLAPATLNAALDAEGALASSSLSKQDLETIKLLVSEQTGCDYCVAAHVMLGKMTGLSPEALKNIRLGQATGDARRDALIRFVLTLQTTSGTIDERELTAIRAAGYSDTQLAEISLAIAMTIFTNTFNRINDTTVDFPPVK; this is encoded by the coding sequence ATGAGTCGAATCGCCATCCCCGCTGTCCAGAACGCAACGGGCGCCACCGCCGAAGTCTACGGACGGGTTCGCAAAATCGCCGGCGGCAGCGTACCGAATCTGTTCGCGGCCCTCGGCCATCTCGCGCCCGCGACATTGAATGCGGCGCTGGACGCCGAAGGCGCGCTGGCATCGAGCAGCCTGAGCAAGCAGGATCTAGAAACGATCAAGCTGCTCGTGAGCGAGCAAACGGGCTGCGACTACTGCGTTGCCGCGCACGTGATGCTGGGCAAGATGACCGGCCTGTCGCCCGAAGCACTCAAAAATATTCGCTTGGGTCAGGCGACGGGCGATGCCCGGCGCGATGCGCTCATCCGTTTCGTGCTGACCCTGCAGACGACGAGCGGCACGATCGATGAGCGTGAACTCACAGCCATTCGCGCCGCAGGTTACAGCGACACGCAACTTGCGGAAATCTCGCTGGCGATCGCCATGACGATTTTCACCAACACGTTCAACCGTATCAACGACACCACCGTCGATTTTCCGCCGGTGAAATAG
- a CDS encoding AraC family transcriptional regulator, protein MSFSQDWLSRLLGMMTVHGQLELRCSYGAPWEVIYADSDPGEMPYHIILSGSAILETPGSGKPQHLCAGDIVMLAHGSAHTLHDGSGARPKRAHERAALNLTISENKGTGPRLDMLCGRIILAPPHDRLIHAYLPARLVTHTSPEKSGGRDATDGSAHEQLNGLVALMRTEASADNLGGYAMMNALSAALFALTMRVASESDEAPVGLLALAGNPRLSPALTAIFSDPARAWTLHELASLCSMSRATLIRHFQDKLGRSPNDLLTDIRMALAANELKRPGISTEVVAETVGYQSVAAFRRAFSQRLGMTPADWRRSQQEKQHAELAT, encoded by the coding sequence ATGTCATTTTCGCAAGATTGGCTGAGCCGTTTGCTCGGCATGATGACCGTGCACGGTCAACTCGAATTGCGCTGCTCGTATGGCGCGCCCTGGGAAGTGATCTATGCCGATTCGGACCCGGGCGAGATGCCGTATCACATCATCCTCAGCGGGTCGGCCATTCTGGAGACGCCGGGTTCCGGCAAGCCGCAGCACCTTTGCGCAGGCGATATCGTGATGCTGGCGCACGGCTCTGCTCACACGCTCCACGACGGTAGCGGCGCGCGGCCAAAGCGGGCGCATGAGCGCGCCGCCCTGAACCTGACCATCAGCGAAAACAAAGGCACCGGGCCGCGTCTCGACATGCTTTGCGGGCGGATTATCCTGGCGCCGCCACACGACCGGTTAATCCACGCGTATCTGCCTGCACGGCTTGTCACGCACACGTCGCCGGAGAAGAGCGGCGGGAGGGACGCCACTGATGGCTCGGCCCACGAGCAACTGAATGGTCTTGTGGCGCTAATGCGAACAGAGGCCAGTGCAGACAATCTGGGCGGCTACGCAATGATGAATGCGCTATCGGCGGCGCTGTTCGCTCTGACGATGCGCGTGGCCAGCGAATCCGACGAAGCACCTGTCGGGCTGCTTGCGCTCGCCGGCAATCCGCGTCTGTCTCCGGCGCTCACGGCGATCTTCAGCGACCCGGCGCGCGCCTGGACGCTGCATGAGTTGGCCAGCCTCTGCAGCATGTCGCGCGCAACATTGATTCGTCACTTTCAGGACAAGCTGGGCCGTTCGCCGAATGACCTTCTGACTGATATCCGGATGGCGCTGGCGGCCAACGAACTGAAAAGACCGGGCATTTCGACCGAGGTCGTGGCTGAGACAGTGGGCTATCAATCCGTCGCCGCATTCCGGCGTGCCTTCAGCCAACGTTTGGGCATGACGCCAGCGGACTGGCGTCGATCGCAACAGGAGAAACAGCATGCGGAACTCGCAACCTGA
- a CDS encoding HisA/HisF-related TIM barrel protein, translated as MGIRISQGKVNDFGSKWSGGEADAEVIFGALADAGVDFLHVAEFEAWQPAFEGTQDSLVTLARRYAPDVTIIANGGLHTAERIDNALAAGADLVTVGRGALANPDLPKLLANRHEPRTFDSSILQPIASIKPEELAMQIAA; from the coding sequence GTGGGGATCCGGATCTCACAAGGCAAGGTCAACGATTTCGGTTCGAAGTGGTCGGGTGGCGAGGCGGATGCCGAAGTAATCTTCGGCGCACTTGCTGATGCAGGCGTCGACTTCCTTCACGTCGCGGAGTTCGAAGCGTGGCAGCCAGCCTTCGAAGGCACGCAAGATAGTCTCGTCACGCTGGCACGCCGCTATGCGCCCGACGTCACGATCATCGCGAACGGCGGCTTGCACACGGCTGAGCGCATCGACAACGCACTGGCCGCAGGTGCGGATCTGGTGACAGTCGGACGCGGCGCGCTGGCGAATCCCGATCTGCCGAAACTGCTCGCAAACAGGCACGAACCGCGTACATTCGACAGTTCAATCCTTCAACCGATCGCCAGCATCAAGCCCGAAGAACTCGCGATGCAGATAGCCGCCTGA
- a CDS encoding response regulator — MMARSKYDPIRQGRYLWCGCRAVSERYNRHRRSRASAPCRAPVMRSWGKDRSTSNAMPPLRFYSTPAPWTERRVALRGVRLRVLGVDDNRDGADALAAYLSLHDIECHAVYGARDAVTVGATWLPHIVLMDISMPEYDGYEAARALRHAPHTAQTFIVAHTALDESEVRRKVAGDEFDGYLQKGRVLRPRNTAIRPRPCSTPTRASRRVASGW; from the coding sequence ATGATGGCGCGATCGAAGTACGATCCGATCAGACAGGGACGGTATTTGTGGTGCGGCTGCCGCGCTGTAAGTGAGCGGTACAATCGGCACAGGCGTAGTCGAGCGTCCGCCCCTTGCCGGGCACCCGTTATGCGTTCGTGGGGAAAGGACCGTTCGACCAGCAACGCCATGCCGCCTCTACGCTTTTATTCAACACCCGCTCCGTGGACCGAGCGGCGCGTTGCCCTTCGAGGCGTCAGGCTGCGCGTGCTGGGCGTTGACGATAACCGGGACGGGGCCGACGCGCTGGCCGCCTACCTGTCGCTTCACGACATCGAGTGTCATGCCGTGTACGGTGCACGGGATGCCGTCACCGTCGGGGCCACCTGGTTGCCGCATATCGTGCTCATGGATATTTCGATGCCGGAGTACGACGGGTACGAGGCCGCCCGCGCGCTGCGACATGCTCCTCACACAGCCCAGACCTTCATCGTTGCGCATACGGCGCTGGACGAATCCGAAGTTCGGCGGAAAGTCGCAGGCGATGAATTTGACGGCTATCTGCAAAAAGGACGCGTATTACGGCCACGGAATACGGCCATCCGACCCAGACCATGTTCGACTCCTACACGCGCTTCGCGAAGGGTGGCTTCGGGCTGGTAA
- a CDS encoding sensor histidine kinase, with product MRLAEFIVQDMEPILAQWEAFAATLLPAAAPMDPLALRDHAHQILQAVARDISTPQTKDEQREKSHGRAHRALDAPETAAQTHAILRARRGFNINQLAAEYRALRASVLRLWIDRCSPDAPDLDDMIRFNEAIDQALAESIGYFNEQVEQARNLLLGMLGHDMRSPLQTIQMTASSLAALNAGERVSEASARLIRSGARMQNLLDDLCDFGRTRLGLGINIDPSAVDLAEVFADLVDQLRAAHPGREITLEARGDLKGIWDGPRLQQLLGNLVSNAIAHGAADTPIGVAVTETDAEVLVEVSNRGAAIDDVTLERMFEPLERGLRHGDDSHGKGGLGLGLYIASEIARAHDGAIEVRSDQTGTVFVVRLPRCK from the coding sequence ATGCGACTAGCCGAGTTCATCGTGCAGGACATGGAGCCGATCCTGGCGCAGTGGGAAGCGTTCGCAGCCACTTTGCTGCCTGCAGCAGCCCCTATGGATCCACTCGCGTTACGCGACCACGCGCATCAGATTTTGCAGGCGGTAGCCAGAGACATCTCGACGCCACAAACCAAAGATGAACAACGCGAAAAATCGCACGGGCGCGCCCACCGGGCACTCGATGCCCCGGAGACGGCCGCACAGACGCATGCCATTCTTCGCGCGCGCCGCGGCTTCAACATCAACCAGCTGGCGGCCGAATACCGCGCGCTGCGTGCAAGTGTGCTGCGCCTGTGGATCGACAGGTGTTCACCAGACGCCCCCGATCTGGATGACATGATCCGGTTTAACGAAGCCATCGACCAGGCGCTGGCGGAATCGATCGGCTATTTCAATGAGCAGGTCGAACAGGCCCGCAACCTGTTGCTGGGAATGCTGGGGCATGACATGCGCAGCCCGCTGCAGACCATCCAGATGACGGCGTCATCGCTTGCGGCCTTGAATGCCGGGGAGCGTGTTTCGGAGGCCTCCGCCAGACTTATAAGAAGCGGCGCGCGTATGCAGAACCTTCTGGATGATCTGTGCGACTTCGGTCGGACCAGGTTGGGACTGGGTATCAATATCGACCCCAGCGCGGTCGATCTGGCCGAGGTCTTCGCCGACCTGGTTGACCAGTTGCGCGCGGCACATCCCGGACGCGAGATTACACTGGAAGCCAGGGGCGATCTGAAGGGCATCTGGGATGGCCCGCGCCTGCAGCAGCTGCTCGGCAACCTCGTGTCAAACGCCATCGCGCATGGCGCAGCCGATACGCCAATCGGCGTGGCGGTCACGGAAACCGACGCGGAAGTCCTTGTTGAAGTCAGCAACAGGGGGGCCGCCATTGATGACGTGACGCTGGAGCGTATGTTCGAGCCGCTAGAGCGTGGTTTGCGTCACGGGGATGATAGCCACGGCAAGGGGGGACTCGGGCTGGGTCTTTACATAGCGAGCGAGATCGCCAGAGCGCATGATGGCGCGATCGAAGTACGATCCGATCAGACAGGGACGGTATTTGTGGTGCGGCTGCCGCGCTGTAAGTGA
- a CDS encoding response regulator, with translation MKCARSGEEAFCIIESFAPDVALIDLHMPGMDGTELARRLRQQAAYGATGLVALTCCARPDEHTKNECAFDRYLVKPPSLEDLAEVLRRWAVTASYRSRPQQPQCDGMAGASVGRMSVRTRYPGFFPRNPAW, from the coding sequence CTGAAGTGCGCGCGCAGCGGCGAGGAAGCCTTTTGCATCATCGAGTCATTTGCACCGGACGTTGCGCTTATCGATCTTCACATGCCGGGCATGGACGGTACCGAGCTCGCACGACGGCTGCGGCAACAGGCCGCGTACGGCGCGACCGGCCTGGTCGCGCTCACATGCTGCGCGAGGCCGGACGAGCACACCAAGAATGAGTGCGCCTTTGACCGTTACCTCGTCAAACCACCGTCGCTGGAAGACCTGGCGGAAGTGTTACGTCGGTGGGCTGTCACCGCCTCTTACAGGAGCCGTCCGCAGCAGCCGCAGTGTGATGGAATGGCCGGGGCGTCCGTCGGTCGGATGAGCGTCCGAACCCGTTATCCTGGATTTTTCCCTCGCAACCCCGCCTGGTAG
- a CDS encoding amidohydrolase family protein yields MNPLIDFEGACDCHIHVYGEGYPLAASATFTPPPAPASAYREVQRALGFSRAIVVQPTGYGFDNRCTLAAIAQLGDGARGIAVVPPDVSEGELQRLHDAGIRGVRFMMLPGGVLPWDVLTDMSARIAPMGWNINLQLDGHTLPYHEAMLLSLPSKLVIDHLGKFLAPVTPESEGFASLCRLLDGPRCWIKLSAPYESSHHGAPDFDDVSWLVRTLSRRFPERGVWASNWPHPNVKPVPDDDRMLDWAMRLVKSDEIRRKILIDNPAELYGF; encoded by the coding sequence ATGAACCCTTTGATCGACTTCGAAGGCGCGTGCGATTGCCACATCCACGTGTACGGAGAAGGCTATCCGCTGGCGGCGAGCGCGACGTTCACGCCCCCGCCGGCGCCTGCATCGGCATATCGGGAAGTGCAGCGTGCGCTCGGCTTCTCGCGCGCGATCGTCGTGCAGCCGACAGGGTACGGCTTCGACAACCGTTGCACGCTCGCGGCCATTGCGCAACTCGGCGACGGTGCGCGTGGCATCGCGGTCGTGCCGCCCGATGTCAGCGAAGGCGAACTGCAGCGCCTGCACGATGCGGGCATACGTGGCGTGCGATTCATGATGCTTCCGGGCGGCGTGCTGCCGTGGGATGTGCTCACGGATATGTCGGCGCGCATCGCACCGATGGGCTGGAACATCAACCTCCAGCTCGACGGGCACACCCTGCCGTATCATGAAGCGATGCTCCTGAGCTTGCCATCGAAGCTCGTCATCGATCATCTCGGCAAGTTTCTCGCGCCGGTCACGCCGGAAAGCGAAGGGTTCGCGTCATTGTGCCGCCTGCTCGACGGGCCGCGTTGCTGGATCAAGCTGTCCGCGCCCTATGAAAGTTCGCACCACGGCGCGCCTGATTTCGATGACGTGTCGTGGCTCGTGCGCACGCTATCGAGACGTTTTCCTGAACGCGGCGTGTGGGCATCGAATTGGCCGCACCCCAACGTGAAGCCCGTGCCCGATGACGACCGCATGCTCGACTGGGCGATGCGGCTAGTGAAAAGCGACGAGATTCGCCGCAAGATACTCATCGATAATCCGGCTGAGTTGTACGGGTTTTAG
- a CDS encoding hydroxyacid dehydrogenase, translating into MNKVFVSHPRHMLDHYFGARAAAALAKFADVTYNTEDRELTPAELAHAARDADVIIAYRQTPGPRALFEALPKLAAFVRCAVDIRTIDVDAASELGVLITQASAGFVPSVSEWVIGAMLDLARGTTAYAKAYHRREAPAPKMGRELRGSTFGVIGYGQISRYLCNLALAFGMRVIVSDPYATIDDARVHQVGLDDLLAESDFVVCLAPATPQTANLMDARAFAAMKPGAYFINAARGELVDDAALLAALERGHLAGCALDVGRTADQMPSPSLAAHSRVIATPHIGGLTPGAIEHQSMETIAQTEALFQGRMPVGAVNAAHAFRLSGFAMPTVSR; encoded by the coding sequence ATGAACAAGGTATTCGTCAGTCATCCCCGGCACATGCTGGATCATTACTTCGGCGCACGGGCGGCGGCGGCGCTCGCGAAGTTCGCCGACGTCACGTACAACACCGAAGATCGCGAGCTGACGCCCGCCGAACTCGCCCACGCCGCGCGCGATGCGGATGTCATCATCGCTTACCGGCAGACGCCCGGGCCGCGCGCGTTGTTCGAAGCGCTGCCGAAGCTGGCCGCCTTCGTGCGTTGCGCGGTGGATATCCGCACGATCGATGTCGATGCCGCGAGCGAACTGGGCGTGCTCATCACGCAGGCGAGCGCGGGCTTCGTGCCGTCCGTGTCGGAGTGGGTGATCGGCGCGATGCTCGATCTCGCGCGCGGAACGACCGCGTATGCGAAGGCGTATCACCGCCGCGAAGCACCCGCTCCGAAGATGGGCCGCGAGTTGCGCGGCAGCACGTTCGGCGTAATCGGTTATGGGCAGATATCGCGCTATCTGTGCAATCTCGCTTTGGCATTCGGCATGCGCGTCATCGTGTCCGATCCTTACGCCACGATCGACGATGCGCGCGTGCATCAGGTCGGCCTGGATGATCTGCTCGCCGAGTCCGACTTCGTCGTATGCCTCGCGCCCGCCACGCCGCAGACCGCGAACCTGATGGACGCGCGCGCCTTCGCAGCCATGAAGCCTGGCGCGTACTTCATCAACGCGGCGCGCGGCGAACTCGTCGACGACGCCGCTCTGCTCGCTGCGCTGGAGCGTGGTCATCTGGCAGGATGCGCGCTCGATGTGGGCCGCACGGCAGATCAGATGCCCTCTCCTTCGTTGGCGGCCCATTCGCGCGTGATCGCGACGCCGCACATCGGCGGGCTGACGCCGGGCGCCATCGAGCATCAATCGATGGAAACAATCGCGCAAACCGAAGCGCTGTTTCAGGGCCGGATGCCCGTCGGCGCCGTGAATGCGGCGCACGCATTCCGCCTCTCGGGCTTTGCCATGCCGACGGTCTCGCGATGA
- a CDS encoding LacI family DNA-binding transcriptional regulator, which translates to MSTIQDVAREAGVSVSTVSNVLNGRTGQMRQETLVRVQAAMSALQYRPSTLARQLKTGQTPLIGLLVPSIANPMYGYIAREVETYAQERYGYRVMIGNTYRDPAKEASFFEDLLSQGVRRVIVISSLANERHLETAVEHGMVVVSYDRRATEGETTRVEHVTPDNFEAARIATRHLIAHGHTQLAFATLTGVTMSRRDKINGFLSAAQDAGLSEDARVLDSGPVNEYGDSMIVENGRALARLLAADDARPTGIVAVNDLMALGLMAGLRECGLRVPEDVSIVGMDGHFLAAISNPALTTVQLPVPAMAAAMVERAMRPHAEPLPASEQALFTDITLVERESVARPGKTAAKAKQSGKAA; encoded by the coding sequence ATGAGCACCATTCAGGATGTCGCCCGCGAGGCCGGTGTTTCCGTGAGCACGGTATCCAACGTGCTCAACGGCCGCACCGGTCAGATGCGCCAGGAAACGCTCGTGCGCGTGCAGGCAGCGATGAGCGCGCTGCAATATCGGCCGAGCACGCTCGCGCGTCAGCTCAAGACGGGACAGACGCCGCTCATCGGGCTGCTGGTGCCGTCCATCGCCAATCCGATGTACGGCTATATCGCGCGGGAGGTCGAAACGTACGCGCAGGAGCGCTACGGCTATCGCGTGATGATCGGCAATACGTATCGCGATCCGGCGAAGGAAGCGTCGTTCTTCGAGGATCTGCTGTCGCAGGGCGTGCGGCGAGTGATCGTGATCTCGTCGCTTGCGAACGAGCGCCATCTGGAAACCGCTGTCGAACACGGCATGGTCGTCGTCAGCTACGACCGCCGCGCGACCGAAGGTGAGACCACACGCGTTGAACACGTCACGCCGGACAACTTCGAAGCAGCGCGCATCGCGACGCGCCATCTGATCGCGCACGGCCACACGCAACTCGCCTTCGCCACGTTGACCGGCGTGACGATGAGTCGCCGCGACAAGATCAACGGCTTTCTCTCGGCAGCGCAGGATGCGGGGCTGTCGGAGGACGCGCGTGTGCTCGACAGCGGCCCGGTGAACGAATACGGCGATTCGATGATCGTGGAGAACGGCCGCGCGCTCGCGCGTCTGCTCGCGGCAGACGACGCGCGCCCGACCGGCATCGTCGCTGTCAACGACCTGATGGCCCTCGGCCTCATGGCAGGCCTGCGCGAGTGTGGCTTGCGCGTGCCAGAGGACGTGTCGATCGTCGGCATGGACGGGCATTTCCTCGCGGCAATCTCCAATCCCGCGCTTACGACCGTGCAACTTCCCGTACCGGCGATGGCCGCCGCGATGGTCGAGCGCGCGATGCGCCCGCACGCCGAACCCCTGCCCGCATCGGAGCAGGCGCTCTTCACGGATATCACGCTCGTGGAGCGCGAGTCGGTCGCGCGCCCGGGCAAAACTGCGGCGAAAGCGAAGCAATCCGGAAAGGCAGCATAA